AGGTTTGTGTGTACTTAAACGCTTCCggtttttgtatgattttaatGGCAGTAGGGGGACAGAGGCCTGTATTTGGACCCTTAATAATTGAATTTGTGATATATTAGGATACAACTCAAGGGGAGCAATATGTTTTTAGGAGGTGTAGTCcattactttttaaattttgtaattaatTAAGTTTGTTTAACCCTTTAAGgcgcaaaattatttttttgctaaaCTTAGTTGAAAAGTGCATTTTTACACCAAAAATAGGTAAGTACACTAAGtggtaaaaaactttttttggatTTTTAGATGGTTGATTTTTCTGTAAAAATGTGGTAAACCATTGTACCAGGGagcataaaagaaaaaaacatcaTGAAAGTTCTCTGGTATACATGGTATACCGAAACcattcaatattattattataaaaatacaaacagtatCAAATCAAAACATtatctaaataaaacaatattcttTTAAATTTCTCAAGTGTTATTGGTACGGTCCAAAACACTCCACACATAAAGCAACATCACATACGTGGCATTATAATTACTACGCTTCTGGATTTCCCGTTTGGAACATTCTTGACACCTTCTTTTGGTTGTTTGAACTGGAAACGTGCGTAATGTTCCCACAATCATTTCTGTTTATAGTTGTAGGTCCTGGCCGTTTTCTTGCCTTATAATTTCCTATGAGCAGATCCGTTAATTTGCTCCTAAAATCCAGGTGGCTAAAGGCTTTTTTCGTggatttcgttttttttttagatcCTCTCTATAAAGTATATAAGCATTCACATTACATGCATCTATAAAGTAATATAGAAGCTTCACCCCACCATCTTCGACTTTTCCAACAAATGGAATATGCTGCCATTCTTTGATCAAAGCGGTCAACAGCGCCCATATATTTGTGTGTAATCAACTATATAAGATGGACAACTCCAACAACTTCTCTCTCTCCTTTTTTATTCGTGCGAAGAACGTGGCCAGTTTTAGCAGCATTGTGCTATTACTACACACAGTAACTGCTTTTACCCCTCTATCTTTCCAATTTGGTGATAGATATCTCATCAGACACTGCAAAGTCTATTTGCGCCACCGCCAGCTTTTTGCCTTCTTTCAATTCTCTTTTGGTACATATTTTCTAGATTGTCTGATTGTTCCACAACCAAAAAGAGATCTCTCTTTTCAGAAAAGGTATAGTGGTATAGAAATTGTCGAAATAAATACAATATGCCTGACCAAAGAAATCTCTAACTAAATTTAAAACAACACATTCTCCTATAGTATCATTGGTCGTCGTTTCTTCTTTACTTTGGTATATTATAAATGCAAATAAATATCCAGTTTCTGACAAGCCAAAGCCCAAATCTTTATTCCTCCTCTTTATCGACTTCATGGGCATACATTGTTTTAGACTGGTACGCCCTTTAAAAGCCTCATGCTTTCGTCTACGTCAACATTTCGGCTTGGTTTAAACGATCGGAAAAATGTACAAGAGCAGTGTTCAATGAGTGGACGCACTTTGTTCAGTTTATCATAAGCTGTGGATCCACGAGGCGGCATGTTGTGATTGCTATTTAGGTGCAAAAGCCTGAGTATGTTTAAAAAATCTTTTGAGAGGAAATATGTCTCCGATTCTGTTATTGTGAAAATTAGGAATACGTGACCAATATTTGCGCAGGGTTGGTGATGTATTAATTTCCATTATAATTAAAACTTCAATAAATGCTTAAGCTCCTCCATTGTTAAATCTAATTGTTTCCCATTTTGTTCGGCATATAGATTTGATTGTTGAACAAAAAAGTTCATAAACTGAGGTGttaaaatttttccaaaaaatgtAATTGGCTCCTCGGACTCAACCTCAATCTGTATTCCTACATCGGCAGTAAAATTATATTCATTGAACCTCTTAAGGGGGACGCAGTCTTAGTCCAAGAAGAAAATAGTTCAGTAGTATTTCTACCTCTCATCCTCTTCTTCACTTTCATGGGAAACTAGTGGAAGCTGTGAAGGAGGCAAGAAATTAGGATCGTCCACTGAATCATCTGAATCCATGTCACCCTTCTATATTATCCTCTGATAAATTCAAGTTAATCTTTCGTTGTCGAGGTAGCTGTGGTGTAGAAGTACCCGAGGATGTAGGTGTAGGGTAAAACGCCAGTTATTGGACACTAGACAGTTATTGGACATTACAGTGGTTAACTTACGAGAATAAGATTTCTGCAAGTGCCAACAAGAGTATATTTCACTAGGTGGCACTACTCGTTTCTATATACGTTCATTCTTATGTCTATGTTCTGCCTTTAACGGGTTCTGTGATTTTGGCGGTAAATATGTTTTTAGGTTATGTGAGTGAAGTGACATTTAAGCATTGTGTTAAGCACTGCCTctgactttttttttttaaactacgtggtatttttaaggtaagattgtatttttattaaaagggtgTAGTAAAGGCACTTATAGTCCCTAAGGTAGATCTGGTACAGTAATAGGGATTTTAATTCGGATTTAATTACATCTGTCCCAATAACTAAACTAGAAAACTTGCTTAATTCTATTATGGGACACCTGTCCATCACTAGAGAACTACACTTACCACatatttctacaattttcaacGGATTTACGTGTAATTAACTGGAGATAGcagtaaaattaatttagtaatCGATTTGACAGTTATTGGACAGCTGTCCAATAACTAAATTTGACCGTCCAATCACTAAAAATGGGATTTTTTAGGGATTGTAGTAAAATGCCTaacttagaaaatatgatagatgaAACTTATAGAAGCTGTTAAGGATGTCCAAATGGCACTGAATCATATAGAACAGctgaaaaaaaatatggaattccGAAGTCCACtatagaatttaaattaaaacatccgGAACATAAAGATACACTTGGACCGTCTCCTATTTTAACTTGCGAGGAGGAGAATACTCTGGTTAGgtaaattcatttaatttatcttaacccatagcattattttattttacattcaatattccaGATGGATACAAGAAACTGCTTCAAAAGGTTTCCCCAAAAAGGCTAACGATTTAAAAAGCAGCgtgcaaaaatttttaatcgAAAATCCGCGCCCCAATAACTTTAAAGATAATCGACCTGGAGATGGATGGTTAAAAGTAAGTcaccaaaaaaatgtattttaatctgtattcatcgtttgattttttttaggGATTTTTGAAGCGACATCCAGGGGTTTCTAGAAGGACAAGTGAAGGTGTGACGGCAGCTAGCGCTTGTGTATCTGAACGAGACatcaaaaactggtttaaaaatattgaaacctatgttaaagaaaaacatttagaagaagttctaactgatccatcaagaatttttaatggagatgagtcaggatttcaaatatgtccatctactggaaaagtatttgctatgaaaggtttcaaaaatgtttataacgttGAAAAAAGCTCTTCAAAAGAAAACGTCACTGTGATGTTTACGTTTTCAGCAGACGGTAAAATTTGCGTGCCTATGGTTATTTATCCTTATCAACGTATTCCTGAAAAGGTTGCTAAAGGTATTAATCCTAAATGGGGTGTGGGCAGAAGCGATAATGGTTGGATGACGGCAGAGACATTCTATCAGTATATTGCGAATGTTTTTTACCCACacttaattgaaaataatattaagcttCCAGTTATTCTTTTTGTAGATGGGCACAAGAGTCACTTAAGTTACCaattaagtctattgtgtaatgAACTGCAGATTGAAGTGATTGCACTTTATCCTAACGCCACAAGGATTTTACAACCCTGTGACGTTTCTATTTTCCGTCCATTAAAAGAAGCTTGGCGGCAATCAGTGAGAGAATGGGAAGAACAGCATCCAGGAGGGGTAGTGAATAAGGTTGTATTTGCTTCTATATTGGAGCAAGCTATAAAAAAAAGCTGTAAAACTGAAACAGTAGTAAATGGTTTCAAGGCTTGCGGATTGTTTCCATTTAATGCAGATGCTATTGACTACACAAAATGTTTAGGCAAAGaagtagtaaaaaatttaatcatttcagatcatcaaaagaaaaacaagatggactataatacttttgtaaatatcttaggtcctgaaaaagttcatagcttagagaatttaaaagaaaatccaaagaataatctacctagcgatgataatttgaatttgttgttcaaaatttggaatttttttgaaCATGATCCAAAACATTCGGATAACCCAATGGTTCTAAAAAATAGAGacacaaacattaatattattcaaaatgtgGTTATCACATCTCCcgttaaaaatactgaaataaaaacatcagaacagagtggtattgaaaatgtaaatatttctgaGAGTAGCAGTACCAATGATATCCATTTTCAACAATATAAAACTAATGTTTATGACTTACCCTCTAcaagtaaaattattgttaaacacgaattgttgggtaactttttaacttctcctactgtaccggaaagaaaaaataaacgtaacACGGAACGACTTCCTTTTGCTATTACATCTGCACGATATCAAGAAATGTTACGGAAAAAGGAGGAGATAAAAGAAGagcaggaaaaacaaaaacaagaaaggaaacggaaaagagaagaaaaattaacCATAAACCAGTGTAGCAAGAAAAAGAATTCAAAAAATgtcaaatgttttatttgttcaaaTGATATTCAATTGAACAAATTAAAATGCGA
The Diabrotica undecimpunctata isolate CICGRU unplaced genomic scaffold, icDiaUnde3 ctg00000971.1, whole genome shotgun sequence DNA segment above includes these coding regions:
- the LOC140431524 gene encoding uncharacterized protein, with the protein product CPNGTESYRTAEKKYGIPKSTIEFKLKHPEHKDTLGPSPILTCEEENTLVRWIQETASKGFPKKANDLKSSVQKFLIENPRPNNFKDNRPGDGWLKGFLKRHPGVSRRTSEGVTAASACVSERDIKNWFKNIETYVKEKHLEEVLTDPSRIFNGDESGFQICPSTGKVFAMKGFKNVYNVEKSSSKENVTVMFTFSADGKICVPMVIYPYQRIPEKVAKGINPKWGVGRSDNGWMTAETFYQYIANVFYPHLIENNIKLPVILFVDGHKSHLSYQLSLLCNELQIEVIALYPNATRILQPCDVSIFRPLKEAWRQSVREWEEQHPGGVVNKVVFASILEQAIKKSCKTETVVNGFKACGLFPFNADAIDYTKCLGKEVVKNLIISDHQKKNKMDYNTFDSDSDANNSNQDSEDEDIDELFTQYKEAQKHL